In Arvicola amphibius chromosome 1, mArvAmp1.2, whole genome shotgun sequence, one DNA window encodes the following:
- the LOC119817715 gene encoding olfactory receptor 52R1-like: MVASRYNSSYPLFFILLGIPGLENYQFWVAFPFCVMYIVAVTGNVTILHIIRIDHTLHEPMYLFLALLAITDLVLSSSTQPKMLAILWFHDHKIEYHACLIQVFFIHAFSSVESGVLMAMALDRYVAICFPLRHSSILTTSVVIKLGTAVMVRGLLWVSPFCFMISRMPFCPNKVIPQSYCEHMAVLKLVCADTKVNRGYGLFVAFSVVGFDIIVISVSYVMILRAVLRLPSGEARLKAFGTCASHVCVILAFYIPALFTFLTHRFGHRVPRVVHIMFANVYLLIPPMLNPIIYGVRTKQIRDRVTRGVCRKDPRAKEPSGPR, translated from the coding sequence ATGGTGGCTTCAAGGTATAACTCTTCCTACCCTCTGTTCTTCATCTTGCTTGgaatcccagggctggagaatTATCAATTTTGGGTGGCCTTTCCATTCTGTGTCATGTATATTGTGGCAGTGACTGGAAATGTCACCATCCTACACATAATCCGGATTGACCACACACTACATGAGCCCATGTACCTCTTCCTGGCCTTGCTGGCTATCACTGACCTGGTCCTGTCCTCCTCCACACAACCTAAAATGCTGGCCATACTTTGGTTTCATGATCATAAGATTGAATACCATGCCTGCCTCATTCAGGTGTTCTTCATCCATGCCTTTTCTTCTGTGGAGTCTGGGGTGCTCATGGCTATGGCCTTGGACCGCTACGTGGCCATCTGCTTCCCACTCCGACATTCCAGCATCCTGACCACATCTGTAGTCATCAAACTGGGGACAGCTGTGATGGTCAGAGGGCTGCTGTGGGTGAGCCCCTTCTGCTTCATGATCTCCAGGATGCCTTTCTGCCCCAACAAGGTCATTCCCCAGTCCTACTGTGAGCACATGGCTGTGCTCAAGTTGGTGTGTGCTGATACCAAAGTCAATCGTGGATATGGGCTCTTTGTGGCTTTCTCTGTGGTTGGCTTTGATATAATTGTCATCAGTGTATCTTATGTGATGATTCTGAGAGCTGTGTTGAGGTTGCCCTCAGGTGAAGCCCGCCTCAAAGCTTTTGGTACATGTGCTTCTCATGTCTGTGTTATCTTGGCTTTCTATATTCCAGCGCTTTTCACCTTCCTCACTCACCGCTTTGGCCACCGTGTCCCCCGAGTTGTGCACATCATGTTTGCTAATGTCTACCTGCTCATTCCTCCCATGCTCAATCCCATCATCTATGGAGTCAGAACCAAACAGATCAGGGACAGGGTTACCCGAGGAGTCTGTAGAAAAGACCCCAGAGCCAAGGAACC